The DNA sequence TACTTCTAGTGCTCGTTCTAATTCTTCCTTCGTATTTAAAAACTCTTCTTTTTCCTTACTAGGCTTTGCAAAAGTTAAATAATCACCAATGATGCTTTCAGCTCTATCAATCTCACTAATCGCTAGCTTTACGTATTCTTCTTTTTTCTTTTTAGGTAATTCCACTTGCTGTAAAAGCTGTAAAAAACCTCGAACAACTGTTAGTGGATTACGAACTTCATGTGAGATAGACGATGCTAATTGACTAACTAGTTCCATTTTCTCTGTTCTTATTTTCAACATTCTTGTTTCACGCATAATTTCTGTAATGTAAATGATTAAGGCAATGCAGAGAGTTTGTAACACAATGAAAAATAATCCAGTATAGATCGTAATAAAGTTATCAAACGCGATTAGTATAATCCCGATAGTTACAGCGCTCGATAACAAAGCCAATGTTGAACTGAAAATGATTTTTTTTGTTTTTGACAGTAGCTTAAATTGTCGGTATGTAAAAGTAATAAGTAAAAAGTGAAGAGTTGCTAAAATAATATTAGTATAAGTGCCAGGTCCGTCAAAAACGAATCTAAAGATAATGTTTGTAAGAAGCAAAGATACATTAGCTATCCAACCACCATAAAGTCCTCCGACAAGAACAGCTAAATAACGTAAATCAGCTAAAATGCCATCTTCATAAATAATCGGAAAAATCATACAGGAAATGACGGCTAAATTAAATGAAACGATCATGATCCATTTCTTTTTTGAATGAGAAGTATTAATTTGATCTAGGATGAGTGGTACAAAGAGTAAGAAGAATAAAATAAATAATATATTTAACAATAGATCATCAAAACCCCATGCCACATTCACTCACCTCCATTACACACATCTAGCTTTATCATAATATAAATTGGAAAAATTCTGAATAAAAAGGAAGGACAAAACCATTTCTTTGTAAAAAATACCTAGATGTATATATAAAGGAAAAGATAATAAAAAGCTGACCCCATTGGGCCAGCTATTAGTATTTTTTAAAAAATTCCTAATCCTGTGATGAATACAATGAGGATTAGTGCTGGTGCAACGATTCTTAAAAGGAATATC is a window from the Evansella cellulosilytica DSM 2522 genome containing:
- a CDS encoding ATP-binding protein — encoded protein: MAWGFDDLLLNILFILFFLLFVPLILDQINTSHSKKKWIMIVSFNLAVISCMIFPIIYEDGILADLRYLAVLVGGLYGGWIANVSLLLTNIIFRFVFDGPGTYTNIILATLHFLLITFTYRQFKLLSKTKKIIFSSTLALLSSAVTIGIILIAFDNFITIYTGLFFIVLQTLCIALIIYITEIMRETRMLKIRTEKMELVSQLASSISHEVRNPLTVVRGFLQLLQQVELPKKKKEEYVKLAISEIDRAESIIGDYLTFAKPSKEKEEFLNTKEELERALEVIKPLANMNSVAIETAFHPCWIRGDKQLFQQCLLNITKNCIEAMPNGGTLRIHTHFDGNKVVIHVSDNGIGMTEEQQRRLGEPYYTTKGKKGTGLGMMVAFRIIENFNGSISVSSELHKGTTFTLCLPTLNTDTEEVASTKE